The genomic window caaaattttaataaattgtaatgtgAACCATTGTGTGTAATAGGATTAAAgaataagaaatttattttctttgttgacgtaaaaaaaatttgcaatACGTGTACTCCGATTTTTTGCTTCGTTCGCGCTACGATGAGTGTCTGCTTGAGAACGTTTACCAGCTAATGAGCCTTGAGACGGGGTAAATATTTGTGCACtacatttaaacattttcttcAGGACCGTAGCGCCCGAGCACGCAGCTACCGCGGGCATGTTAGGTGCCGCAATGCTCGTAACGGGCATCGTCTCTGGAATCACCCTCTCGCGCTTCAGCCCCTCCTTTGTGTCACTGGACGCCTGGTCCAGCATGTAGCGGCTAATTTCGAATCTGGGAACTTTCTGGAACATTATAGTGCTCAAGTGATTTTGAAACCTTTGAGCTGAAATACTAGAACGTGTTCTGAAAATATGACATGACCTAAAGAACAAGTTTTAGAAAGGGAGTCTAGTGAAGTGTGACGTGAGTAGAAATGGTGGACattgaaaaatacattttaaattgttgaGTTAGATATTGTTGATATtgtataagttataaatacataatggaaaatatgaaacaaaatTCTGAATAAAcagaatttttattaagaaattatgACAGCTATACtgaatatattagatataaaagaaactaaaatCATGTTGAAATTGACTAATACCGTTtcattgttaataaatacgaCTGAATGAAGTACTATTAATTCTAACTAGATTCATTGAATAAGAGTAAGTAATATGCATTCGGGTGTTCTTCAAAGAAGTCTAAAGCTAGactaaaatcattaaaatatataagttatagattaaaaataaaatgttactaTTTATAGAGTATTTAGTAGTTAGTACAGAATGTTCGGAAGACAGatgacattttataattaggtATCTTAGGTATCTTTGAATAGCGTATACGATTTTACTTATACGTACGTAAGTTCGTTgaacctataataatattaatttatttgaaataagttTTTCAAGTAAACTCTAAGAGAtatctaattattaaaatgtctttACATTAGATTGGAATGTatgattgtattattaaaattgtttgattTCATTTATGTGCTAAGAGAATTTATAGGtagattatattttgtttatcctcatagaattaagtttttaatccAAAGCAAAGAACCTATggactattatttttgttagattTATTACCAACATTTCAAATTGGTTGCAGTTTTAAAATGAAGGTGGTATGTCATAGTTATTATAGTTACGGAGAGTTAAATATCAAGTCATATTTGTACAAATAATACCATTGCTGGTAtgataaaaatactaattaataaaaataggattATATTTCTTAGAAATAACACAAACCACATGACATTAATTATCAgacaaattgttttaaaggGTGCTACAAAGGAATTGCTCTTAAATTTTTGACTAAAGCACAAAGTATGTATATGTAATCTCTAGAATTAGTATTTGCGTACTAAAATCATGTTTTGACTGAATTTTAATGGTGTATTCATCGGATTGTTTTGAAATCAATTGCAGTTTTAATAAATCCTAACTTCTGTATATTTTCCGACCAGTAAACTGGTCTGTGAGTCATTTGAGATGCATTTATTTTGCCAAGTACCATATTGACACAAATATACGTATTAAAGAAACAGTTAAATCTTGATACATCAATACAAGTATAAAactgtgtatatatttttattttcttgcaTGTTTAAGTTTTCATCTTATTTTGTGTAATGTGAGTTAGTTTTTTAccatgtgttttttttttcaagaaatattgtttcctTGTAGTTGAAAACTTTATGAATGGTATGTTACGAAAaccaaatattacaaattaggaAGTAATTTGTCATCATACGCTAGccattgttaattttatttattgcctagtaaatttttttctattatttttgtcttttattttttgtgtgaaatatttaaaacattacaaatatcttcttgagaatattataatacaaatttatcgCGAcgagattaaaataaatgtttacctGTTAATGTGTAAATAGTATATAAGGTTATCAcagattaaaaaacaatatacctTTGACATAAACGATAGATATAAGTTAACGACAATAGACGCGAACAGAACGTTCCATGTAGTGTTAAGaagcaataatttttatgaaaatacacGAACTGCCACaaggtattaaaataattgaaatttaaaatagtcaATAACTTCACCCTCCCACTATAGCTAACTTTGGAGTAAAACGTTAAATTTATCTCTCGTCCAATGACTGTCATGTGGgttaaggtatttttttttaaacagttgaataattgttatactGTGGAACTTTAACGCGTTTAATCCGGTGATATTATACTGGtccattgtttaatttatctaCTATTTAAGATTAGGACTTTTCTATGCGTAATAGCTTACAACTTCTTGGCATAACCTTAACATAAAGAGCTAAaagataaacaataattttgacTTGCTATCTTATAAGGACAATTAGTATttcagaataataattaaatggtgatgatattaatttatccctaATAGGAAAGGCAAAGGACTTTAGTCCATACAGCCAGGTCttgttcttaataataattaaagtgaCATGTgtcaaaattctaaatttgacATATGTTACTCGGATTAATATGCCATTCAATTTGACAGTTAACAATACtgtcatacaaaataatcCCAATAATCTATATTGTTGAAATATGTGCCtgattaaaaaataccaatCATAGCTTATcctgtaaattattatagctGTTCTTTCCTATTTACATTAGTTAGCTAAAATGTAacactttaatataatacgCACTCCTTTTAGTGTTTGAGGCTGTGAAATAATAGCTTTAACCTTTCCATTGTAGATATCACTATTcacattttgtttaaaagtaGACTTAACTCGAGAGTAAATTATATAGTTATGGCAATAGTGGgtgtattttaagtttataatgttattattgacTGAATGTTCGTTAACgagttattaatattgttagttTAAAGACTAGACCTTGGAGTACAAATAATTTCTTAGAAACCTTAGATTTTgtgtaactttaatatttaaaatttttacatttcaattaaacttttatttatatctttaaataattaaaaagaaaaagaaatcagTCTTATATAAACTACGGATTTCTCTCTTTACGACAAATCGTGTTTATCTGAGAAATGTGAAACAAGATCGAAGTAACCAATGTAATACCGTGACTGAAGCATCagtgtttttgttaaattctTTTATACGATTATTTTTGTCTTAACAAGGACCATGGTTgtggtttttatatattgaaatttaCTTTCGgaattttatcattttgaCCATCACGTATTATTTAGTTCGTACCTTTTGCACTAGTTcgcgtaaaaataaatatatttaaaatgtagaagTTTTAAACAATGCATTTCTGTGTCTTCTACACATACACAAACAAGATGTATGCAGTATATCCAAAAGAGACATATTTATCTTGgtaacatattaataaatatatttgcgtGCTTAAAAATCTAGCAACGTGAGTTCATGAGGGCGGTTTCACTTCACATATAAGTCCTGCCATAGAAGATGTTTATGGAATAAAATACTACATAGAAATGCAATGCCTTAAAAAAACTATCGTTTTAAAATAGTAGAACCTCTTAGAATCCCGGCACTGTCTGTCATATGCTTACCTAatcgtaattataaaaacaatataaaatgtttaaaattcatAATGTTTCTAGTGATAagtgatattatatatatataataaagtaaaatttatataaaaatacgtatATACAATTTAGGTGCTAGTTATTAgacgatatattttagtctatagtgtaataaaataaattcttactAATCTTTCACAATCAAGTAATTTTCGTAAGTTATTCATTTGATGAtaattttttaccaaatttaGTTCGTGCTATTGTTTATCTGttagtattttcttttattattccCTTTACGGCCAGGCTAAAGTCTTTACCGCCTTGTATATGTTTTTCTCTACAAAATTCCAAAAcctggaataaaaatattaagtccaccatttaaaaaaaaataagttgtaAGACGCCATTGTTAGAAAAGCGCGCGAAAATTTCTTGATAGTGATACCATCTCTATTTTCTCCTTTTTCCTCTTGACCTTCAAAGTAACATTGTGACAATAATAGCAACCCTCACCTCCAATTGTAACCGTATTTTTCCACTTTTACacattattatcaattatatGACTAATCTTCTGCTTctgatatataataaaaatacttatccATTTTCAACTGTgttttattctttaaataagtcaaaattaaaataactattaacgttgataaaatctatttttattttctatagcTTTGTTTATGACAGGACAACATTTAACCGCCTTTTATGTTACTGTACCTACGCATGGTTGATGTCCACCAATGTGTGTGATTGCAGGTAAATCGGGTAAAAATTTGTAGACTaccaaaatatattctaaaagaaaaatgttCCCTAATTTTCTCTTCTCTGTAGGCAAGACAACTTTTTCTAAAGGATTTGAAAATAACCAGTAGCATCTAGAGAAATTATCAAGGACAGGTCAGGTGCTACGACgttaatattgatataaaacAACTGTTAAATTATAGGCACGTATGTAGGTTACATTCATATTAACTTTCGCATACCTTGTCTGTTATACCTTATATTCAAATCATGAtggctataaaataaaagaaatcatTGCATTGATATTAGTGCTATATCAATTAGGCTGGATTTATTTCCAAATTCAAAAGATTTGGTTGGCTGGTTCTCAATTCGTTGAAATCTTTTgcgttattatataaaatcatttacCTTACGGGATTTCGATTTTTATTACTTGAACGGTTTGGTTCACAGATCCCACGATTTTGACGTATTTGTCTATAGGATCTCTGAGTAAATATTGAAGTCGGGTATAGTCATTTTTAtacttcttaaataaataagcgaGAACAATAGTCCAACAGTCAATTTattgtgtttaataaataataataaatatttttaataaataaacctaaaCTCTATCCGTATCgatttgtgttatttacaTGAGGTAGATTAATTGGTGGGTGATGAAGATGACGATGATGATGCTGAAATTGATGATACGCTGGAGTAGCTTGGTGATTGGTTGGAGGAGCTGTCGCTAGGGTAGTAGGAGCTGTACGCTAGAGAGCTAGGGTCCCACACCCTGGAGTAGGGGCCAGATGACGATGGCTCCCATTGTGGTCCGTATGTATCGGATGGGGCAGAAATTGGGGCTGAGGTGGATGGTGGGCCGTATTGAGAAGCTGGAGGACCGTACTGCGGGGCGGGAGCTTCTGTGGGTGCGGCCATCATCATAGGCATAGCTGGAACCATACAGTGTATTAAAGTACATTTAAAAGTATTCATTTAATTCTTACATAATACGAATAATATTTCAACTTTAGTTATACTTGTAATCGTAATTCAAAGTAAATGGTTTGTAGTAAGTAAATCTACTAACCTCCTTTCTTCATCAAGAGATTGTAAACCAAGAATCCAAGGACTAAAGTGATGGCCAGCTTGCTGAGGATGAGTGCCTTAACTGCTTTGATACCAACGATCGTCACCAAGATTGGCATGAGTGCTTTTAACTTCAGTTTCAGAAGGAGAAGTACGGGCAGAAGCAGTTTCTTCTTCAGAATGCCTCGGGCTGAAATgggaatttattaaaatttgatgCATTGTCTACTCTATTAACTGTTGGTAAGACTCAATTTACCTTCACCGTTTTCAGAAGTCTGAGGGAAGTCGACATCAAGGCCCCTGTCAGCGCGGTAGGATACTTCAGCGCTCTGGAATAGGAATTCCGGTAGTTGCAACTTGAACTCATTTTCGTTAAGTACCCTCCCAACACGGTCGAAGATAACTTTATCAATGTTCTTCTCGTCCAGGGCTCTCGCTGACTCCGACGTAACACCGAGCTTTGTATCCAGGAAAGACAGGACTTTCACTTTAAGGCATGACATGGGGGAGTCGGCTTGAAAACAATCACTCACAACACTGTTTAAGACATCATCACTATTTTGCAAACGGGATGTTTCGATTTCATTGTCCCTAATCGAGTAACCGTGGACGAGGGCGGCTGAGGCCAGCAGAAGGCACAGACACTTCATTTTCGCGAGTTATCACTTTGTCATTAGATTAGATTAATTAAACGTTCGGCCCGGCCGGTTAATGGAGTAACAGTGACTTAATTTTTCAATGGGCTTGGTTTTTATATGTGATCCTTTGGATAGCAAGGCACGCGGCGCTGAAGCGTGTCAAGAATACGAAGCGTTCATACTTGgcaaagtatttaatttcatttaagaaAGTCCTCACGGTGAGAGTGACGGCATATTTGGcaaaaatatgatattaataaatcaattattagCCTAGGATCTACTTAGGAATGTAATTACACATTGTATGTACTGTATGGATAGGCCAAACATTACTTAAAGAACTTGATCCGTCACAGTATCAAAGCTAGGTACGCATATGATGTAGGCGACGATTCTATACGAATAAggataattttgtaaaaatttacaaattctAATACTATCTAAGAAGTAATAAGTCTTTTATGCGTAATTgctggctggaccgattttgatgaaactttGTGTGTGTTTCAGAATGGTTGGaattaaaatgttgttttcgaattttaaataacggaTGAATATGGTATGGAAACTTTTTAACTAATACATACTATAGCTACCCTGGGCCGTTATGTTATGGAAAACACAATTTTGATATTGTACTAACTCGAAACCGTCAAAATTTAAAGGTCGTTGTAGAAAGAGTACTTAAATTAACTTCTATTTTTTCTCTACGTAGAATACGTCAGAAAGACAATTGAGAAAAAATAGAACCCTGTCCTCCGACTAGTTAATCAAGGTCCTTCGATCAAGGATTCGATtataaggattttattttatagttttattactttcgattgattatatagaaatatgtgTCTACCCTATGGCCTCATGGGAGAATAAGTCTAGGttgcaaaataaatacaattaaaaatctgtgtgttttataatacaagCTAATAGAGAGGTGACAAGAGACAGAGAAGAGACAAGGTGTAGAGGTAAGTGGTTGGGACATGTCCACAGAATGGCGGACGATAGAACCCCAAGGTCCTTACTGAACTCACGATCTGGTGGCATGAAAAAAACACAGTAGTGGAGTACGGTGTCGCTTTGCTGAGCACACTAGCCAGACTAATTTAGCCTTACGATGATGATGATTTTAACAAAGAAACTAGAATTATGGAAATTAAATTccataatttttgtataaacatATCAGATCGTCCTTAGTTGTGGATTTGTTTATAAGACGATgcaaaattaagttttttttacttcataTAGGTATTACAGGCGTATTCAGActcattatataaattagaaaagattaaattaaattatccaATCAGATGCTAAAAGATCACGATTTGTTTAATTGATTTGTgccgttttttaaatatttcattatatattgaattaaCGAATCTGAGTACGGTGTTGCCTTATTGTCAGTCAATAAATCAACAATGGTTTAATATGCAGTCGTTCGGAACTCTCACCAGGCGGCATCCGACTTTACATACCAATTAATCAAATTCTTCcgattttgtaatataaaaatgttggtACGTAAGTCAACAGTGTTGCTAagtttatataactttaaGCGCGCGCCGCTTGAATCTGAAGTAGAGTGTGCTttacatacctatattatctgaagcagttattaaaaaatatttcaaagtttcaatttatgtattttatttatttatttatagatattggtagtaataataatattataaaagaaagcaCTTAGACGATATATAAAGCCGTAattacattgataaacaaaatatatgaaacagaaaacaggcattaatagattaaaaaaaactgataaGTATTAAACTAGCaacaacttaatattttaaagaaaatatatagttaGTATGATTTACTAACGTTGTTGAATGCATGATGCGTGTTGATTTTCGAAATAACAATTGTAGGTTTAAAGCCAGGTTGACGTCCAACAAAAATCCGAAATGTTTTTCCATGGAACGATACTTAGTAATAAACTCTCTAGCTATTaagattaaaacaatataaaatgttcATTTCATTTCAGCTGATTTTAACGgtctatgtttttaaatttgattgttaaaaaCGCTTTTATCGCATATGCATTATTATGCAATATTTGTCTTAAGATCCTAGTCACATCTGCGTTTAGGCAACAGTCAAAACGTAGTACATACACGCACGTTACATAAGTAGTTATGCAAaagttaaagtttaaaaaagtcAACAACGACTATCATGATGCTATCTTAGGTTCTTGGAAAGTGAAAAGCTGTGAATCTTACCCAACCTCCATTACGCAATAAGGGATGTCGGCCATTTTGTATTCGTCGTCTGTCCACCATTTGCATTTGCACGCGGCCATGTGAAAACACTACTTACCTCGAACTTCCGTTTTGAACTACTTGTGTCATTAATGGTTCAGCTAATTATAAACCTTATAATTTAGTAGTTACACCCAGATCCGGAAACAATATATCCCAGTTGCTTTTAAACAACCGTCAAAATTAGTAAGCGgtaaatagttatataatatttcgtCCTTACTAATGTGATAATTACTTTCCAACTAAATAAACATGACAATACAGTTTTcaacgtttatttttttacaaataaatagttaGTACTGTATACGTAATATTGAAGCATGTTTTGCATGTTATTTGTATAGTAGTTAGAACAAGAGAATTCTACACGTTATACTTAAgtacttatattaaatttatatttcagatTCCATGTTCAAACACTTAATTTTTCATTGATACgcagtttttttataagtttatattttttttcttatttaggAAAATGCATTAAGCATTCTCGCTTAGGGATCCGGGAGGGACTCTGGGAGGGTCTATGTAGGGGTCGGGTACGAGGTATTTTCAACGTGCCTTATCTAGGTTATAGTTGTAAAATGGGAATCCGACAACAATATCAAACTCgcttttatagtatttttggGGTTAAACTGTAGTCTATCCTCAGAAATACCTACTTATAACGCTCAAATATCGTGTACGTTCTTAATACTTATAATtcaatgtatatgttttgataaaataaacaatccaATATGACAATTTTAATTCGTACTTAATCTGTAATATATAATCTAATAGTGTCAATCGGTGCTAATACGTCTTGAGTAGGTCACTCGGTGGCACAGTGCGAAGTGCGGAAGCTATAGACATACTGACGTACGAACTGAATTTTGATTAGATATGCTTTACTCAGCCCTTATTACGACCTCTTTCCATTGGTTAGTTACTCTATGATTTAAAGTGAATTTTATAAGTGAGTTCTATAATAACGATATGATAATCAAGCACTGAAAGCACAGAATAACATTTCTCGCTCCATTTCAATCGATGTTACGTATTACTTATACATACGTTGTCATTAGGGGTGGTGTGAGTAACATTGTGGTTagaatcaattatttttaaaactacttttaCTTGTTActgtttttaactttttatttgtaatagattataaataatgaagtaATTTGATCTCTTGGTGGACAGAAAAACCAGTCTTCAGTTTATGTTTCCACTACACTAttctaaacttattttttaaaattatatatacaataaataaataatctctttAACCGACCATAACATAATCTTTTTCAATTACTCTCTATTTCTCTCTCAGTATTTCTTCCTTCTTATAGCTCATTCATTACCTTTGTAATTCGTTTTTATACTCAGCATTTACagattttattatctatgaaTTAGGAGACGGAGACGTACTAACACTGATTGCTTATAAACACGGTGCATTATTGGTTCTACCGTTTTTAATTTGGAAATTTCGAGCCCCGCGGTCGGCCGGTAACTACGTATTGTCGCCTACGACGAATTAAAGACGATAGCACAATGGATGCAACTCTATCTATCTACGGCTGAGCTTGCTACACAATCTTATagtggaaaaaaaaattcaatacccGAGAGACAGTACAGAACGCTTTCACTGACTTTATTGCCTTCCGTCAGACGACAGACTTCCTCGGTAAAGGGATAAACAAACTGTCATGAAAATAGCAAAATTATAGGTAAGTATATAGATAATTTGGGCCAATCCTTtgattgtataaaataaaaaattgctacttttatattttaaaagttgcaTACAAATACTATTTCGAGGCTATATGCTTTCCTATTATCCAAtctaacttttaattatactGTTCAAATGAGAACACTGTTTGATACGTAGTTGACAGTCGTAGCGCGTAGCACTTTCGCGGCTTCTTTACTCATACAAAGCTCGATGGGGCTCTTTTCGAATTCAAcacgtatatttttatactgtgATGGCATTTATGGGTTATTGTAGTATATGTTTTGAGTAATCAAAGGCAGAAATGTTTTAGTTAAAGATTAACTTTAACAGtgtcgaggctattcaacttCTTGACACGGGCCTAGTAGTAgattgaaaaggacaaaaccatGTGAATTAGTGTAGGTGTAAACAGTGGtaggtgaaaaaaaattacacaagaacagagtgtctatTGTTATTGTACACTttgttatgttaaatatccttctTTGTAAACTAGcgattagtcttaagttaggataaattataatattctctGATACAGAGAACGGGCTTAGGTTCTCAATTGCGAAAGCGAACCGACACCCTGACATTCCTGTTTGTAATTTCGATGTAGTTCTCAATATTCGTAACGCTGATGTTGCAATAGTGGGATAGCGCGGTACAAAAGCTCATTATTCACATCAGGATTGCTGGTAGAATCGCTAGTGACAGAAAAAAAAAGCTATAAAGGCTTAATATTTACTGAAGTATTTGATCCGAGAAGTCATTTTTCGTTTCTATAATTCAGATACGAGTTTTTCAGGTCCTCATTAGAAACATCGCTTTAAGTTAATTAACAGAGAAACTCTGATTAGATTTTTAAGATTAAGTCTTTCATTTACTAATAACTTTACTAAATAATGAGGTTGGTACGggtgtaatatttattatacttcgAAATCAATGGATGTGGTTTTGTTGTATTTTCGTATGATCATTATTCATTTACTAAATGCGTGCAATGTGTCTTTAACTACATTAGAAACTCGTAAATAGATCTAAATGTGTAAACTTTCTACTTATAATTCAGGTTGCGAACAGCTTTACATTACAATGAAgtaaaaacaactttttagCAAGCATTTTATTCGGGATACGAAATCAAAGTATCAATAAtatcaatgatttattataacaataaataacacaCACATTCAcacacacaaataaataaattacacacTTTATTTACACTCGTGGTTTCGAAAAACCTTTTTGGTTTGGTTCCATTTAATCGGTCATCGGTAGCGTTGGGAACTAGgaggtatttaaaattattggtaGGCGTTGTAAGCAAGTTCCTGGGCCATCTCCTGTGGCTCTACGTCCCTCCGGCGGCGAGTTGCGGCGTACGCGGCGTCCCATGGTCCGTGGGCGGCTATTTGAGGGTGAGAGTTGTCCGCTGCGATCTGGGTAAACTACAAGGTTAATAATAAAGCATTAAGAAGCAGTCGGAGAGAGAAAATGTGCAGTAAATAGTGCATTGCGGTATTTGTGCAGTTGtgcgtaattttattaataaacgtaTCTAAGTAAATATTACCTTCTTGCAAAGTTGGAAGATGGCGAGACCGACGGATACAACGAAGGAGAAGAAGGACAGCTGCAGGGCGTTCCAGGCCTTCAGACCGAGGACTCCGATAGCGAGAGGGATGAGGGTCATAGCCTTGAGAAGCACGAAGACAAGGATGGGGACGATGATCTTCTTGAGCTTGGCTTTACGTGCTTCACCCACTGCTCTGGCGCCCTCCTTGTTAAACTTGATGTTGAGGCTGAGCTCATCGTTCTCCAAGTTCCTGGGGCTAACAGTGATCTTAGTATCGGCGATGGGCATCTTGAAAGTGACGTCATGGGACTGGATGTAGTTCTCAATGCTGTCAAGGAAGTCACCGTTAGATCTGCCCGTTGCTTCGTTGCCATTCTTTGTCACTTCAACGGCATCAGAGATCTGGAGATAAATatgttttcaaattaaataatatacaaaattaataaattgaagtttatttaatgCTTTAAGAACAAAGGacttaattgaattaaaaatcttaCCTGGAAGGATTCCTTCGTGAAGATGCTGTCTAATAGCGACATGACCTTGTACTTGATGCACGCTGTGGGATCGGATCCTTCCGCACACCCGGATCTCATTTCTTCAACCATCCCATCCATGGGAGTGCCCTTCCAGAAGCCATGTTT from Pieris napi chromosome 3, ilPieNapi1.2, whole genome shotgun sequence includes these protein-coding regions:
- the LOC125063174 gene encoding uncharacterized protein LOC125063174, yielding MKCLCLLLASAALVHGYSIRDNEIETSRLQNSDDVLNSVVSDCFQADSPMSCLKVKVLSFLDTKLGVTSESARALDEKNIDKVIFDRVGRVLNENEFKLQLPEFLFQSAEVSYRADRGLDVDFPQTSENGEARGILKKKLLLPVLLLLKLKLKALMPILVTIVGIKAVKALILSKLAITLVLGFLVYNLLMKKGAMPMMMAAPTEAPAPQYGPPASQYGPPSTSAPISAPSDTYGPQWEPSSSGPYSRVWDPSSLAYSSYYPSDSSSNQSPSYSSVSSISASSSSSSSPTN
- the LOC125063596 gene encoding uncharacterized protein LOC125063596 isoform X2 — encoded protein: MASVKVVCFIALFGCALAQPKHGFWKGTPMDGMVEEMRSGCAEGSDPTACIKYKVMSLLDSIFTKESFQISDAVEVTKNGNEATGRSNGDFLDSIENYIQSHDVTFKMPIADTKITVSPRNLENDELSLNIKFNKEGARAVGEARKAKLKKIIVPILVFVLLKAMTLIPLAIGVLGLKAWNALQLSFFSFVVSVGLAIFQLCKKIAADNSHPQIAAHGPWDAAYAATRRRRDVEPQEMAQELAYNAYQ
- the LOC125063596 gene encoding uncharacterized protein LOC125063596 isoform X1 → MASVKVVCFIALFGCALAQPKHGFWKGTPMDGMVEEMRSGCAEGSDPTACIKYKVMSLLDSIFTKESFQISDAVEVTKNGNEATGRSNGDFLDSIENYIQSHDVTFKMPIADTKITVSPRNLENDELSLNIKFNKEGARAVGEARKAKLKKIIVPILVFVLLKAMTLIPLAIGVLGLKAWNALQLSFFSFVVSVGLAIFQLCKKFTQIAADNSHPQIAAHGPWDAAYAATRRRRDVEPQEMAQELAYNAYQ